One Microplitis mediator isolate UGA2020A chromosome 3, iyMicMedi2.1, whole genome shotgun sequence DNA segment encodes these proteins:
- the LOC130665005 gene encoding tyrosine decarboxylase-like, giving the protein MNIEEFRVRGKEMVEYICEYLRTLEGKRVTANVDPGYLRPLLPNEAPLKPESWNDIMNDVENKIMPGITHWQHPRFHAYFPAGNSFPSILGDMLSDAIGCIGFSWAASPACTELETIVLDWYAKAINLPSVFLAEKKNSKGGGVIQGSASECILVTMLAARNHAINLLKKKEPLIEDSAFLPRLVAYCSTEAHSCVEKAAMICLVKLRVLAPDDRCCLRGATLEAAIKDDIKRGLVPFFVSTTLGSTGCCSFDNLVEIGPVCKKQTGIWLHVDGAYGGNAFICPELRPLMAGIEYADSFNTNPNKWLLVNFDCSCLWVRDRVKLTSALVVDPLYLQHANSNESIDYRHWGIPLSRRFRALKLWFVMRSYGIIGLQKYIRNHIRLAKKFEAQMRKNKRFEVLNDVRVGLVCFRLKDSDEINQELLANINASGKIHMIPSRMMGKYVIRFCVTKENAKEDDIDYAVEVIEEHASEVLLTHYEASEIELTAKSPKSPVPLDKKLVRKFSFTRSVTRDVYRRTKSKSTLHDGATPIMVVEDNNSQVDLNDEEVFCSDR; this is encoded by the exons atgaacatcGAGGAGTTTCGTGTGCGAGGTAAAGAAATGGTTGAGTATATTTGTGAATATTTAAGAACATTGGAAGGTAAAAGAGTTACTGCGAATGTTGATCCTGGTTATTTGAGGCCTCTTTTACCCAACGAAGCACCGCTCAAGCCGGAGTCGTGGAACGACATAATGAACGACGTTGAGAACAAAATAATGCCTGGG atAACTCACTGGCAACACCCGCGTTTCCATGCGTACTTCCCCGCCGGAAATTCGTTTCCTTCAATATTAGGCGACATGTTATCGGACGCGATCGGGTGCATCGGATTTTCTTGGGCCGCAAGTCCGGCTTGCACCGAATTAGAGACAATTGTACTCGATTGGTACGCGAAGGCCATTAATTTACCCTCGGTATTTTtagccgagaaaaaaaattcaaaaggcGGAGGAGTAATTCAGGGATCAGCATCCGAGTGTATTTTGGTGACGATGTTAGCGGCGCGTAATCATGCGATaaatttactcaaaaaaaaagagccTTTGATAGAAGACAGTGCTTTTCTACCAAGATTAGTTGCGTACTGTTCAACGGAAGCCCATTCCTGTGTAGAAAAAGCAGCAATGATTTGTCTGGTAAAATTACGAGTGCTGGCACCCGACGATCGTTGCTGTTTGCGAGGCGCTACACTAGAAGCGGCGATAAAAGATGACATCAAACGTGGACTGGTGCCGTTTTTTGTATCAACAACTCTGGGGTCAACTGGGTGCTGTTCCTTTGACAATCTCGTCGAAATCGGACCAGTTTGTAAGAAACAAACGGGTATTTGGCTACACGTCGACGGTGCTTACGGTGGTAATGCATTTATATGTCCGGAATTACGTCCACTGATGGCTGGTATTGAGTACGCAGACTCGTTTAATACCAATCCCAATAAATGGCTCCTCGTAAATTTTGATTGTTCATGTCTTTGGGTACGTGATCGTGTTAAATTAACCTCAGCTCTTGTTGTCGATCCACTTTATCTCCAGCATGCCAACTCCAATGAGTCCATTGACTACCGTCATTGGGGTATTCCACTGAGCCGCAGATTCCGTGCGCTAAAACTCTGGTTCGTGATGAGAAGCTACGGTATCATTGGGTTACAAAAGTATATACGTAATCACATACGTCTGGCTAAGAAATTCGAAGCTCagatgagaaaaaataaacgcTTTGAAGTACTGAATGATGTAAGAGTTGGGTTAGTTTGCTTTCGACTTAAAGACTCTGATGAAATAAATCAAGAATTGTTGGCAAATATAAATGCGTCGGGTAAAATTCATATGATTCCGTCAAGAATGATGGGAAAATATGTAATACGTTTTTGTGTAACTAAAGAAAATGCTAAAGAAGACGATATTGATTATGCAGTTGAAGTTATTGAGGAACATGCGTCTGAAGTATTACTCACGCACTACGAAGCATCAGAAATAGAACTCACGGCTAAGAGTCCCAAGAGTCCAGTTCCATTGGACAAGAAACTTGTGAGAAAATTCAGTTTTACAAGAAGTGTTACACGAGATGTTTATAGAAGAACTAAATCGAAGTCAACTTTGCATGACGGCGCGACACCGATTATGGTCGTCGAAGACAACAATTCCCAAGTTGATTTGAATGATGAGGAAGTATTTTGTAGCGATCGGTAG
- the LOC130665004 gene encoding rab5 GDP/GTP exchange factor, with protein sequence MWTIKTPSLRIDVADLKCKNGCGYFGNDEWEGYCSKCHREHLQKKRALRERQIQAQHHETEASSRPGTHGVNKVEDKKRQQEKKNKLLNISAFWKPPTKSQGHEELLRELVHHNEDLDKVKTENRELIMLIAKTPAEKDIKKCIHSLVSNILQNRNAKKIEELSEITQNFYQVFAKRMENSPNYGNIAPEVKERLLDYVERHSMTLLYRVLFCPPFTSDEEKDLAIQKRIRQLNWVSGKNLECRIHETSPEVRELVYTSITDLLNMDSVKAPQEKLACVVNCCSNIFQLLQQSVGGPASADEFLPALIFIVLKANPARLKSNINFITRFCNASRLMTGEGGYYFTNLCCAVSFIENLTAESLNMTQKDFNAYMSGERVPANTWDSALTICESLHMMCEDITLLDELKAKNNEIVREALELKNEIIEFHARIKKEVNDAIAKSPLIISKSQRVPTNLDCDDLECYKLPPPIIPQCMTNDETDSLRNSHDFKNSMDDCITPSPTFDFPPFVDCCLDTTKPDDDTSLISLDVQCDYSSNDNDQMDKTSDKFIDNSHGFTSNLPSPLTPVSIIGEDYHGFTLQGSTIPTIPCNTGDLAHNTTDHDTDNYSNYFQNI encoded by the exons atgtggacAATCAAAACACCGTCTCTGAGAATTGACGTCGCTGATCTCAAGTGTAAAAATGGTTGTGgatattttggtaatgatGAATGGGAAGGATACTGCAGTAAATGTCACCGCGAGCATCTCCAGAAAAAACGGGCACTCAGAGAACGTCAGATCCAAGCGCAACATCACGAAAC AGAGGCTTCATCTAGACCTGGAACACATGGAGTCAATAAAGTCGAAGACAAGAAACGTCaacaagagaaaaaaaataaactcctcaATATCTCAGCATTTTGGAAACCGCCAACTAAAT CTCAGGGTCACGAAGAATTACTAAGAGAACTTGTCCACCACAATGAAGACTTGGACAAAGTAAAGACCGAAAATCGTGAGCTGATAATGCTGATTGCTAAAACTCCCGCTgaaaaagatattaaaaaatgtattcactCGTTGGTCAGTAATATTTTACAGAATAGAAATGCTAAGAAAATAGAGGAACTGTCAGAGATAACACAGAATTTTTATCAAGTATTCGCTAAACGTATGGAAAATAGTCCCAATTACGGGAACATTGCGCCGGAAGTCAAAGAAAGATTATTAGATTACGTGGAAAGACACTCGATGACGTTACTGTACCGGGTTTTGTTCTGTCCTCCTTTCACATCCGACGAGGAGAAGGACTTGGCCATTCAGAAAAg gaTAAGACAACTGAATTGGGTGAGCGGTAAAAATTTGGAGTGCAGAATACACGAGACGAGCCCGGAAGTTAGAGAACTGGtctatacgtcaataactg atcttTTAAATATGGATTCGGTGAAGGCACCTCAGGAAAAACTTGCGTGTGTTGTTAATTGCTGcagtaatatttttcaattacttcAACAATCTGTCGGTGGCCCAGCGTCAGCAGATGAATTTCTTCCGGCCCTTATATTTATTGTGTTGAAAGCTAATCCAGCTAGACTTAAAAGtaacattaattttatcaccAGGTTCTGTAATGCCAGTCGTCTGATGACTGGAGAAGGCggatattattttacaaacttg tgttGTGCTGTTTCATTCATCGAAAATTTAACCGCGGAATCATTAAACATGACACAAAAAGATTTCAACGCTTACATGTCTGGTGAAAGAGTACCGGCAAATACTTGGGACTCAGCTTTAACTATTTGCGAA agtCTGCACATGATGTGTGAAGACATCACGCTACTGGACGAGCTGAAAGCAAAAAACAACGAAATAGTACGCGAAGCTTTAGAACTAAAGAacgaaataattgaatttcacGCGCGAATTAAAAAGGAAGTCAACGATGCAATCGCTAAATCTCctctaattatttcaaaaagccAACGAGTACCAACAAATCTTGATTGCGATGACTTAGAATGTTACAAATTACCACCGCCAATAATTCCCCag TGTATGACCAACGACGAAACTGACAGCCTGAGAAATTCTCacgattttaaaaactcaatgGACGATTGTATTACGCCATCACCGACGTTTGACTTCCCGCCATTCGTTGACTGCTGTCTGGATACGACAAAACCCGACGATGACACTAGTCTAATAAGTCTGGATGTACAGTGCGATTATTCGAGCAACGACAATGACCAAATGGACAAAActtcagataaatttatagacAACTCGCATGGATTTACGTCAAACTTACCGTCGCCTTTGACACCAGTGAGTATAATTGGTGAAGATTATCACGGTTTTACTCTTCAAGGTTCAACCATTCCGACAATTCCTTGTAATACTGGGGATTTAGCTCACAATACAACAGACCACGATACTgacaattattcaaattattttcaaaatatttaa
- the LOC130665012 gene encoding peptidyl-prolyl cis-trans isomerase H: MPSWNQIQAQLRNPNNPVVFFDVSVGTTEIGRMIFELFEDVCPKTSENFRQFCTGEYRKDGVPLGFKGAIFHRVIKDFMIQGGDFVNGDGTGVLSIYGGNTFADENFTLKHDSPGLLSMANSGKDTNGCQFFITCAKCNFLDGKHVVFGRVIDGLLVMRKVENVPTGPNNKPKIPVTISQCGQM, from the coding sequence atgccatCGTGGAATCAGATTCAAGCTCAGCTGCGTAACCCAAACAATCCAGTTGTATTTTTCGATGTATCTGTCGGCACAACTGAAATAGGACGTatgatatttgaattattcgaagACGTCTGTCCAAAAACATCAGAAAATTTCCGTCAATTTTGCACCGGCGAGTATCGTAAGGACGGAGTGCCACTGGGATTCAAAGGAGCCATTTTTCATCGAGTTATCAAAGACTTTATGATCCAAGGTGGTGATTTCGTGAATGGTGATGGTACCGGCGTGCTGAGTATTTACGGCGGCAATACATTTGCTGATGAAAACTTTACTCTGAAACATGACTCTCCAGGTCTGCTTTCAATGGCGAACAGCGGAAAGGACACCAACGGTTGTCAGTTTTTTATTACCTGCGCCAAGTGTAATTTTCTTGACGGAAAGCATGTGGTGTTTGGTCGAGTTATTGATGGACTCTTGGTAATGAGAAAAGTTGAAAATGTACCTACTGGTCCAAATAATAAACCAAAAATTCCTGTAACTATTTCACAATGTGGacaaatgtaa